A genomic stretch from Buchnera aphidicola (Brevicoryne brassicae) includes:
- the lepA gene encoding translation elongation factor 4, with protein sequence MKNIRNFSIIAHIDHGKSTLSDRLIQICNGLSEREMFNQVLDSMDLERERGITIKAQSVMINYKNKEGNIFNLNFIDTPGHVDFSYEVSRSLSACEGALLIVDSTQGVEAQTLSNCYTALDMNLEIIPVLNKIDLPNSNPERVSKEIEDVIGISTSNIIRCSAKTGEGIEDLIEHIIERFPSPNGSREAPLQALIIDSWFDNYLGVVCLVRIKNGILFEKDKIQVMSTKKDYFVEQMGIFTPKKIKRKELKCGEVGWIICGIKNISAARVGDTLTTTINPSKNILTGFKKVKPQIYAGLFPVSSDQYETFRDALGKLSLNDSSLFYEPENSSALGFGFRCGFLGLLHMEIVQARLEREYSIDLISTAPTVIYEIELINGKIVYLDTPSNFPMMNTIKKIREPIVECNILSPPQFLGAVIKLCIKKRGYQTNMVYHTHQVLLKYHIPMNEVVLNFFDELKSVSSGYASLEYDFKYFKSAKMVRIDILINSERIDALTTLTHQEKAQYHAREIVDKMKELIPRHQFDISIQATVNNSIVARSTIKQLRKNVLSKCYGGDISRKKKLLKKQKDGKKRMKKIGNVNMPKTAFLQILNISKK encoded by the coding sequence ATGAAAAATATAAGGAATTTTTCTATTATAGCTCATATTGATCATGGAAAATCCACTTTGTCTGATCGATTAATACAAATATGTAACGGGTTATCTGAAAGAGAAATGTTCAATCAAGTTTTAGATTCAATGGATTTAGAAAGGGAAAGAGGAATTACCATTAAAGCTCAAAGTGTTATGATTAATTACAAAAACAAAGAAGGTAATATTTTTAATTTAAATTTTATTGATACACCAGGTCATGTAGATTTTTCATATGAAGTATCTCGATCATTATCAGCCTGTGAAGGAGCATTATTAATTGTTGATTCTACTCAAGGCGTAGAAGCACAAACATTATCAAATTGTTATACTGCATTAGATATGAACTTAGAAATTATTCCAGTATTAAATAAAATAGATCTACCTAATTCAAACCCAGAAAGAGTATCTAAAGAAATTGAAGACGTTATAGGTATATCTACATCAAATATAATTAGATGTTCAGCTAAAACAGGTGAAGGTATAGAGGATCTTATAGAACATATTATTGAACGATTCCCTTCTCCCAATGGTTCAAGAGAAGCACCTTTACAAGCTTTAATTATCGATTCATGGTTCGATAATTATTTAGGTGTAGTATGCTTAGTAAGAATTAAAAATGGAATTTTATTTGAAAAAGATAAAATTCAAGTTATGAGTACAAAAAAAGATTACTTTGTTGAACAAATGGGAATTTTTACTCCTAAAAAAATTAAACGAAAAGAATTGAAATGTGGTGAAGTAGGTTGGATTATTTGTGGAATTAAAAATATTTCTGCAGCACGAGTTGGTGATACATTGACAACAACAATAAATCCATCAAAAAATATACTAACTGGATTTAAAAAAGTTAAACCTCAAATATATGCTGGTTTATTTCCTGTATCATCTGATCAATATGAAACATTTCGAGATGCGTTAGGAAAGTTAAGTTTGAATGATTCTTCATTGTTTTATGAACCAGAAAATTCTAGTGCTCTTGGATTTGGTTTTAGATGTGGATTTTTAGGTTTATTACATATGGAAATTGTTCAAGCACGTTTAGAAAGAGAATATTCAATTGATTTAATTTCAACAGCACCAACAGTAATTTATGAAATAGAATTAATAAACGGGAAAATAGTTTATTTGGATACGCCTTCTAATTTTCCTATGATGAATACTATAAAAAAAATTCGAGAACCTATAGTTGAATGTAATATTTTATCGCCACCGCAGTTTCTTGGCGCAGTAATAAAATTATGCATAAAAAAAAGAGGTTATCAAACTAATATGGTTTATCATACTCATCAAGTTTTATTAAAATATCATATACCTATGAATGAAGTGGTATTAAATTTTTTTGATGAATTAAAATCTGTTTCTAGTGGATATGCATCATTAGAATATGATTTTAAATACTTTAAATCTGCAAAAATGGTACGAATTGATATTTTGATTAACTCAGAAAGAATAGATGCATTGACAACTTTAACTCATCAAGAAAAAGCACAATATCATGCACGAGAAATAGTAGATAAAATGAAAGAATTAATACCCCGACATCAATTTGATATTTCTATTCAAGCTACTGTTAATAATTCTATTGTAGCACGATCAACTATTAAACAATTAAGAAAAAATGTACTATCGAAATGCTATGGTGGTGACATCAGTAGAAAAAAGAAATTATTGAAAAAACAAAAAGATGGAAAAAAAAGAATGAAAAAAATAGGTAATGTTAACATGCCTAAAACGGCTTTTCTTCAAATTTTAAATATTAGTAAAAAATAA
- the mnmA gene encoding tRNA 2-thiouridine(34) synthase MnmA — translation MSLNKNKKVIVAMSGGVDSSVSAWILKKQNYQVEGLFMKNWEEDDKEQHCNSAQDLFDVENVCKKLNIYLHKINFSVEFWENVFKKFLNDYKNGKTPNPDILCNKEIKFNVFLKYAITNLQADYIATGHYARIKKISGEYFLLKGIDLHKDQTYFLYTLNSFQLKKILFPIGSLKKSKVRNIAKKLNLTVAEKKDSTGICFIGPRKLRNFLNRYISEKQGDIITTYGRVIGKHYGAFYYTLGQRKGLGIGGIKGEYNIPWYVVDKNIKKNILIVAQGSYNKYLMSIGLIAKNIHWINKKNLSFPMSCMIKTRYRQKNISCNIEYINDIYVKILFDVPVSAVTPGQSVVFYLSEICIGGGTIKSRLPLL, via the coding sequence ATGAGTCTAAATAAAAACAAAAAAGTAATTGTTGCTATGTCTGGAGGTGTAGATTCATCAGTTTCTGCTTGGATTTTAAAAAAACAAAATTATCAAGTAGAAGGTTTATTTATGAAAAATTGGGAGGAAGATGATAAAGAACAACATTGTAACTCAGCTCAAGATTTATTTGATGTTGAAAATGTATGTAAAAAGTTAAATATATATCTTCATAAGATAAACTTTTCTGTAGAGTTTTGGGAAAACGTTTTTAAAAAATTTTTAAATGATTATAAAAATGGTAAAACACCCAATCCCGATATATTATGTAATAAAGAAATTAAATTTAATGTTTTTTTAAAATATGCTATTACAAATCTTCAAGCAGACTATATTGCAACAGGTCATTATGCACGTATAAAAAAAATTTCTGGGGAATATTTTCTTTTAAAAGGTATAGATCTTCATAAAGATCAGACTTATTTTCTATATACATTAAATAGTTTTCAACTTAAAAAAATTTTATTTCCGATTGGATCTTTAAAAAAAAGTAAAGTTCGTAATATTGCTAAAAAATTAAATTTAACAGTCGCTGAAAAAAAAGATTCCACTGGAATTTGTTTTATTGGACCTAGAAAATTAAGAAATTTTCTTAATCGATATATTTCTGAAAAACAAGGTGATATAATCACTACTTATGGAAGAGTTATTGGAAAACATTATGGTGCTTTTTATTATACATTAGGTCAAAGAAAGGGATTGGGGATTGGTGGAATTAAAGGAGAATATAATATTCCATGGTATGTAGTAGATAAAAATATTAAAAAAAACATATTAATTGTTGCTCAAGGATCTTATAATAAATATCTTATGTCTATTGGTTTAATTGCTAAAAATATTCATTGGATAAATAAAAAAAATTTATCTTTTCCAATGTCATGTATGATAAAAACACGATATCGTCAAAAAAATATCAGTTGTAATATAGAATATATAAATGATATTTATGTAAAAATTTTATTTGATGTACCAGTTTCAGCAGTTACACCAGGACAATCAGTTGTATTCTATTTGTCAGAAATATGCATAGGTGGTGGAACTATTAAATCTAGATTACCATTATTATAA
- the hflD gene encoding high frequency lysogenization protein HflD yields the protein MIKKIHSITLSLAGICQSVYLVQQLAHSGKCNNHAFKACLESTLEINPTSVIAIYGNDEKNLNLGLKILISILTFSSFSYSYSEFIKYIFNMIILEKKFKKNRIAIYASKKKLSIISREYYVHRNINCLINHLANLYVEIISPLGSRISVNGTKMFLQDSEIQKKIRCLLLSGIRSIVLWKQFGGNELKLILFRCYIIKKAKKILYN from the coding sequence GTGATTAAAAAAATACATTCAATTACATTATCACTTGCAGGTATATGTCAATCAGTTTATTTAGTACAACAGTTAGCTCATTCAGGAAAATGTAATAATCATGCATTTAAAGCATGTTTAGAAAGTACTTTAGAAATAAATCCTACCTCCGTGATTGCAATATACGGGAATGATGAAAAAAATCTTAATTTAGGATTAAAAATTTTAATATCCATTTTAACGTTTTCTAGTTTTTCTTATTCATATTCTGAATTTATTAAATACATTTTTAACATGATAATTCTTGAAAAAAAGTTCAAAAAAAATCGTATAGCCATCTATGCATCAAAAAAAAAATTGTCAATTATATCTAGAGAATATTATGTTCATCGTAATATCAATTGTTTAATAAATCATTTAGCAAATTTATACGTTGAAATTATTAGTCCCTTAGGTTCTAGAATTTCAGTGAATGGAACAAAAATGTTTTTACAGGATAGTGAAATACAAAAAAAAATCCGATGTTTATTATTATCAGGAATTCGTTCTATAGTATTATGGAAACAATTTGGTGGGAATGAATTAAAGTTAATACTTTTTAGATGCTATATTATTAAAAAAGCAAAGAAAATATTATATAATTAA
- the purB gene encoding adenylosuccinate lyase: protein MKLTSLTAISPIDGRYSNSTILLRDIFSEFGFLKYRINVEIQWFKKIISMSNILKIECINYKETYLLDDIVKNFNEKDAISIKNIEKTTNHDIKSLEYFLKNKISKLNIFSSILEFIHFGCTSEDINNIAYALMLKDARDKIILPLWHKIIKCLKEIVFKYQHITLLSLTHGQPATPSTMGKEIANFYYRMKRCCIKITNIEILGKMNGTTGNYNAHLAAYPKVNWHEISKNFITSLGISWNPYTTQIEPHDYIAEFFGCMSLFNTILIDFNRDMWGYISLKYFKQKLVDDEIGSSIMPHKINPIDFENSEGNLGLSNALMNHMINKLPISRWQRDLSDSTVLRNLGVVISYSVIAYNSLLSGIKKLQINESEILKKLDENWSVLSEPIQTIMRRYGIKNAYEKLKKLTRGKKINKNIMHMFISSLDIPEEEKQRLKKMTPYNYIGYASQIINELK, encoded by the coding sequence ATGAAGTTAACTTCATTAACAGCTATTTCACCGATTGATGGTCGATATAGTAATTCTACTATATTACTAAGAGACATTTTTAGTGAATTTGGTTTTTTAAAATATCGAATTAATGTAGAAATTCAGTGGTTTAAAAAAATAATAAGTATGTCTAATATTTTAAAAATTGAGTGTATCAATTATAAAGAAACATATTTACTTGATGATATTGTTAAAAATTTTAATGAAAAAGATGCAATTTCAATTAAAAATATAGAAAAAACAACTAACCATGATATAAAATCATTAGAATATTTTTTAAAAAATAAAATTTCTAAATTAAATATTTTTTCATCAATTTTAGAGTTTATACATTTTGGTTGTACTTCAGAAGATATTAATAATATAGCTTATGCATTAATGTTAAAAGATGCTCGTGATAAAATAATTTTACCATTATGGCACAAAATAATTAAATGTTTAAAGGAAATAGTTTTTAAGTATCAACATATTACCTTATTATCTTTAACTCATGGACAACCAGCTACTCCATCAACTATGGGAAAAGAAATAGCTAATTTTTATTACCGAATGAAACGTTGTTGTATAAAAATCACAAATATAGAAATTTTAGGAAAAATGAATGGAACTACTGGTAATTATAATGCACATTTAGCTGCATATCCTAAAGTTAACTGGCATGAAATAAGCAAAAATTTTATAACATCATTAGGAATTTCTTGGAATCCATATACTACACAAATTGAACCTCATGATTATATTGCAGAATTTTTTGGCTGTATGTCATTGTTTAATACCATACTAATTGATTTTAATCGCGATATGTGGGGATATATTTCTCTTAAATATTTCAAACAAAAACTAGTAGATGATGAAATAGGTTCTTCAATTATGCCTCATAAAATCAATCCTATTGATTTTGAAAACTCTGAAGGCAATTTAGGCTTATCAAATGCTTTAATGAATCATATGATCAATAAACTACCTATTTCTAGATGGCAACGTGATCTAAGTGATTCTACAGTATTACGTAATTTAGGTGTAGTTATATCCTACTCTGTTATTGCATATAATTCTCTTTTATCAGGAATAAAAAAATTACAAATCAATGAATCGGAAATATTGAAAAAATTAGATGAAAATTGGTCTGTTTTGTCTGAACCTATACAAACGATTATGCGTCGTTATGGTATTAAAAATGCATATGAAAAATTAAAGAAATTAACTCGTGGAAAAAAAATAAATAAAAATATTATGCATATGTTTATTTCTAGTTTAGATATACCAGAAGAAGAAAAACAACGTTTAAAAAAAATGACACCTTATAATTATATTGGTTATGCAAGCCAAATTATCAATGAATTGAAATAA
- a CDS encoding transglycosylase SLT domain-containing protein, whose protein sequence is MLIISLIFLTGYNNFIHVEKKLKINYFLNKNIIEKKIHNWKSFIKTSSYKYNVDDKLIKSVIYAESSGNPYAKSNSNAIGLMQIKPSSAGVEIYRLNGKKGQPSIQELYNPKINIDIGTAYISLLQKKNFLVSKTKI, encoded by the coding sequence ATGTTAATTATCTCTCTTATTTTTTTAACTGGATATAATAATTTTATTCATGTAGAAAAAAAATTAAAAATTAATTATTTTTTAAATAAAAATATTATAGAAAAGAAGATACATAATTGGAAGAGTTTTATAAAAACTTCATCATATAAATACAATGTTGATGATAAATTAATCAAATCTGTTATTTATGCTGAATCTTCTGGTAATCCTTATGCTAAAAGCAATTCGAATGCAATCGGCTTAATGCAAATAAAACCATCTTCTGCAGGTGTTGAAATATATCGTTTAAATGGGAAAAAGGGTCAACCTTCTATTCAAGAATTATACAATCCAAAAATAAATATTGATATAGGTACTGCTTATATTAGTTTATTGCAAAAAAAAAACTTTTTGGTATCAAAAACAAAGATATAA
- a CDS encoding enoyl-ACP reductase, whose product MGFLKDKKILITGISSTKSIAFNIAKSMYSQKAELGFVCQNEKISNRIKKIAASMKSNIVLSCDFSDDKNIRKMCSNLFKVWKKFDGLVHSIAYCPKNFFYGDFIDNITREGFNISHEISCYSFLGLVKECRTMLNDFSSLLTLSYLGSQRVIPNYNIMGLAKASLEANVRYMAYTLGKKNIRVNAISSGPIKTVSSYSIKDFSKIQEYHHSCSLIKNPITGKNIGNVASFLLSDLSIGITGSVIYVDNGFNVSAIK is encoded by the coding sequence ATGGGATTTTTAAAAGACAAAAAAATTTTGATAACCGGAATTTCTAGTACAAAATCAATTGCTTTTAACATAGCAAAATCTATGTATAGTCAAAAAGCAGAATTAGGATTTGTATGTCAAAATGAAAAAATTAGCAATAGAATAAAAAAAATAGCAGCATCAATGAAATCTAATATTGTACTTTCATGTGATTTTAGTGATGATAAAAATATAAGAAAAATGTGTTCAAATTTATTTAAGGTGTGGAAAAAGTTTGATGGATTAGTTCATTCTATTGCTTATTGTCCTAAAAATTTTTTTTATGGAGATTTTATTGATAATATTACTAGAGAGGGTTTTAATATTTCTCATGAAATTAGTTGCTATAGTTTTTTAGGATTAGTAAAAGAATGCAGAACAATGTTAAATGATTTTTCTTCTTTATTAACTTTATCTTATCTAGGGTCACAACGTGTAATACCTAATTACAACATCATGGGTTTAGCTAAAGCTTCATTAGAAGCAAATGTTCGTTATATGGCTTATACACTAGGTAAAAAAAATATTCGTGTTAATGCTATTTCATCCGGTCCCATTAAAACTGTTTCTTCTTATAGTATTAAGGATTTTAGTAAAATACAAGAATATCATCATTCATGTTCATTGATAAAAAATCCTATTACTGGTAAAAATATAGGAAATGTTGCATCTTTTTTATTGTCTGATTTATCTATTGGTATTACTGGTTCAGTTATTTATGTTGATAATGGTTTTAATGTTAGTGCTATAAAATAA
- the rnb gene encoding exoribonuclease II, which yields MFQNNPLLAQLKKNIHAKIPRVEGIVKSTERGFGFLEIDTQKSYFIPPKNMKKVMHGDRIIALLKIEKDREIIEPEKLIEPFLNRFVGKIEKKDKKIFILPDYPFLKNLIICQNEKNCTNIFQDGDWAIARLTKHKLNGDHFFYAELIEKIIKKDDPFIPWWVTLARHNLARNEPLVNTKNFELREDFDRKDLTNLDFITIDNSNTKDIDDALFIDETPNGEFCLTVAIADPTAYIRNGSKLDLIAYNRSFTNYLPGFNIPMLPRNLSEDICSLNPNERRPVLACHINILKDGSISNNIKFFLAWIKSKSKLSYEHVSDWIEKSGPWIPPTKSIENQIKRLYHLCLLRIKWRSKHAVLFKDSLEYRFHLSENGKVIDVFVEKRRIAHKIVEESMIIANMSAANFLSKNLGFGIYNVHSGFDLTNAENAVAFLKNYDLNFTVQEITTLKGFCKLRRILNMLSNRYIDSRIRRFQSFGDFSTVPGPHFALGFSEYATWTSPIRKYSDMINHRLLKSIIKKEKSIKPSEEIKLKISEQKRRNRIAERDVSDWLYTILLQKKEHRNKKFNAEIIDISKNGMRARLIENGANVFIPGAFLHTIRDELIFNQEMGKVFINGVMNYKVSDLIPVTLSDIRLETRSIIAKPEN from the coding sequence ATGTTCCAAAACAATCCATTACTTGCACAGTTAAAAAAAAATATACATGCTAAAATACCTCGTGTTGAAGGCATAGTAAAAAGCACTGAAAGAGGATTTGGATTTTTAGAAATTGATACCCAAAAAAGTTATTTTATCCCTCCTAAAAATATGAAAAAAGTTATGCATGGAGATCGAATAATCGCTTTATTAAAAATAGAAAAAGATAGGGAAATAATTGAACCTGAGAAATTAATTGAACCTTTTTTAAATAGATTTGTAGGGAAAATAGAAAAAAAAGATAAAAAAATATTTATTTTGCCCGACTACCCATTTTTAAAAAATCTGATTATATGTCAAAATGAAAAAAACTGTACAAATATTTTTCAAGATGGAGATTGGGCTATAGCGAGACTAACAAAACATAAACTTAATGGAGATCATTTTTTTTATGCCGAATTAATTGAAAAAATAATAAAAAAAGATGATCCTTTTATACCATGGTGGGTAACTTTAGCACGTCATAATCTTGCAAGAAATGAACCTTTAGTAAATACAAAAAATTTTGAACTAAGAGAAGATTTTGATAGAAAAGATTTAACAAATTTAGATTTTATTACTATAGACAATAGTAACACAAAAGATATTGATGATGCTCTTTTTATTGATGAAACTCCTAATGGAGAATTTTGTTTAACTGTAGCAATAGCTGATCCCACTGCTTATATAAGAAATGGTAGTAAATTAGATCTCATTGCATATAACAGAAGTTTTACAAATTATTTACCTGGATTTAATATTCCTATGTTACCTAGAAACTTATCAGAAGACATATGTTCATTAAATCCAAATGAACGTCGTCCAGTATTAGCATGTCATATCAATATTTTAAAAGATGGAAGTATATCAAATAACATTAAATTTTTTTTAGCATGGATAAAATCCAAATCGAAATTATCTTATGAACATGTTTCAGATTGGATCGAAAAATCTGGACCATGGATACCACCTACAAAATCTATAGAAAATCAAATAAAACGCTTATATCATCTGTGTTTACTACGAATAAAGTGGCGTTCAAAACATGCTGTATTATTTAAAGATAGTCTAGAATACCGTTTTCATCTATCTGAAAACGGGAAAGTTATAGATGTTTTTGTAGAAAAAAGACGTATTGCTCATAAAATTGTTGAAGAATCTATGATTATTGCAAATATGTCTGCAGCTAATTTTTTATCTAAAAATCTTGGTTTTGGTATATATAATGTACATTCTGGATTTGATCTTACTAATGCTGAAAATGCAGTTGCTTTTTTAAAAAATTACGATTTAAACTTTACTGTTCAAGAAATTACTACACTAAAAGGTTTCTGTAAACTTAGACGTATTTTAAATATGTTATCTAATAGATATATTGATAGTCGAATTCGTCGTTTTCAATCTTTTGGTGATTTTAGTACAGTACCAGGACCTCATTTTGCACTTGGTTTTTCAGAATATGCAACTTGGACTTCTCCTATCCGTAAATATAGTGATATGATTAATCATCGCTTATTAAAATCTATTATTAAAAAAGAAAAATCAATTAAACCCAGTGAAGAAATTAAATTAAAAATAAGCGAACAAAAAAGACGTAATAGAATTGCTGAACGAGATGTTTCAGATTGGCTCTATACTATATTGTTACAAAAAAAAGAGCATAGAAATAAAAAGTTTAATGCTGAAATTATTGATATTTCAAAAAATGGAATGAGAGCTCGTTTAATAGAAAATGGTGCTAATGTTTTTATTCCCGGTGCTTTCTTACATACAATTAGAGATGAATTAATATTTAATCAAGAAATGGGGAAAGTTTTTATCAATGGTGTTATGAACTATAAAGTTTCTGACTTAATCCCTGTGACTTTATCAGATATTCGATTAGAAACTCGCAGTATTATTGCTAAACCTGAAAATTAA
- a CDS encoding YchE family NAAT transporter, which translates to MNISIFDLSIYIKFFIGLCALVNPIGMIPIFTTMTHGQSVLEKQRTNLVANFSASLILIISLFFGSSILNAFGISISSFRIAGGILIISIAFSMITGEFINQIKKIKENKISQNISVVPLAMPLIAGPGAISSTIVWSTYYSTWINLFGCSLAIFLFSLVCWLCFQAAPCVVKILGQTGINIITRIMGLLLMSLGIEFITIGISTVFPGLLN; encoded by the coding sequence ATGAATATTTCTATTTTTGATTTATCTATATATATAAAGTTTTTTATAGGATTATGTGCTTTAGTTAATCCAATTGGAATGATTCCTATTTTTACAACTATGACTCATGGTCAATCTGTTCTAGAAAAACAAAGAACTAATTTAGTTGCCAACTTCTCAGCATCATTAATTTTAATTATATCATTATTTTTTGGAAGTAGTATTTTAAATGCATTTGGCATATCTATTAGTTCTTTTCGCATTGCAGGAGGAATTCTTATTATTAGTATAGCTTTTTCTATGATTACTGGAGAATTTATAAATCAAATAAAAAAAATAAAAGAAAATAAAATATCACAAAACATAAGTGTAGTTCCATTAGCTATGCCTTTAATTGCAGGACCTGGAGCAATTAGTTCAACTATTGTCTGGAGTACTTATTATTCTACTTGGATAAATTTATTTGGATGTAGCCTAGCGATTTTTTTATTTTCATTAGTATGTTGGTTATGTTTTCAAGCAGCTCCATGTGTAGTAAAAATTTTAGGCCAAACAGGAATTAATATTATTACTCGTATTATGGGTTTATTATTAATGTCTCTAGGAATAGAATTTATTACTATTGGTATTAGTACTGTTTTTCCTGGGTTATTAAATTAA
- the lipB gene encoding lipoyl(octanoyl) transferase LipB has translation MNDFLQNKIIFFRNLGIENWSTTFKKMHDFTILRNVYTFDEIWFVEHYPIFTQGQSYNNEKEKNLIHINNIPLIKTNRGGKITYHGPGQQIVYFLIDLKRRHLTIRQLINIMEKTIVTALEKLYIKAYTKKQSPGVYINKKKICSLGLRVKKNFTLHGLAINVNMDLTPFNYIYPCGDINIKMTQIKDFNKEIKLEDLKIILIKTLSEFFQVFMIKKGK, from the coding sequence ATGAATGATTTTTTACAAAATAAAATTATTTTTTTTCGTAATTTAGGAATAGAGAATTGGTCAACAACTTTTAAAAAAATGCATGATTTTACGATATTACGTAATGTTTATACATTTGATGAAATATGGTTTGTAGAGCATTATCCAATTTTCACACAAGGTCAATCATATAATAATGAAAAAGAAAAAAATTTAATTCATATTAATAATATACCTTTGATAAAAACTAACAGAGGGGGGAAAATCACTTATCATGGACCTGGTCAACAGATAGTATACTTTTTAATTGATCTTAAACGTCGACATCTTACTATTCGTCAATTAATAAATATAATGGAAAAAACGATAGTAACTGCTTTAGAGAAACTGTATATAAAAGCATATACTAAAAAACAATCACCCGGTGTATACATAAATAAAAAAAAAATATGCTCTTTAGGATTAAGAGTAAAAAAAAATTTTACACTTCATGGTTTAGCGATTAATGTAAATATGGATTTGACACCTTTTAATTATATTTATCCTTGTGGAGATATAAATATAAAAATGACACAAATAAAAGATTTTAATAAAGAAATTAAATTAGAAGATTTAAAAATTATTTTAATTAAAACATTATCTGAATTTTTTCAAGTTTTTATGATAAAAAAGGGTAAATAA
- the lipA gene encoding lipoyl synthase: MKINKDILLKKNISKKLNIIPTKKIYNFTKKLKKPNWIKVKIPINTSRINQIKNALRKNNLHSVCEEAHCPNLSECFNKGTATFMILGSICTRNCPFCAVFHGTPNPVNIEEPEKLSNTIFDMGIDYVVITSVVRDDLYDGGAQHFVNCIQSIRNKNQVKIEILVPDFRGKLKLVLNIFNTSLPDVFNHNIESIPRIYKIIRPGANYKKSLSLLEEFKKKYINIPTKSGLMLGLGEKDWEITQVMKDLYSSGVTLLTVGQYLQPSIRHFPVQRYIPLEEFENIKKEALSIGFSNAFCGPFVRSSYHASFQSLLSVKK; the protein is encoded by the coding sequence ATGAAGATAAATAAAGATATTTTATTAAAAAAGAATATATCAAAAAAATTAAATATTATTCCAACTAAAAAAATTTATAATTTTACAAAAAAATTAAAAAAACCTAATTGGATAAAAGTCAAAATACCGATTAATACATCTCGTATAAATCAAATAAAAAATGCTTTACGTAAAAATAATTTACATTCTGTTTGTGAAGAAGCACATTGTCCTAATCTATCTGAATGTTTTAATAAAGGAACTGCAACATTTATGATTCTTGGATCAATATGCACACGAAATTGTCCGTTTTGTGCAGTCTTTCATGGAACACCAAATCCTGTAAATATAGAAGAGCCTGAAAAATTATCTAATACAATTTTTGACATGGGTATTGATTATGTTGTAATAACATCAGTAGTACGTGATGATTTATATGATGGAGGAGCTCAACATTTTGTTAATTGTATTCAATCTATTAGAAATAAAAATCAGGTAAAAATTGAAATACTAGTTCCTGACTTTCGTGGAAAACTAAAATTAGTTTTAAATATATTTAATACATCGTTACCTGATGTTTTTAATCATAATATAGAAAGTATTCCTAGAATATATAAAATAATTCGTCCTGGAGCAAATTATAAAAAGTCATTGTCTTTATTAGAAGAATTTAAAAAAAAATATATTAATATTCCTACAAAATCAGGTTTAATGTTAGGACTTGGTGAAAAAGATTGGGAAATCACTCAAGTTATGAAAGATCTTTATTCAAGTGGGGTTACTTTATTAACAGTAGGACAATATCTCCAACCCAGTATTCGTCATTTTCCAGTACAACGTTATATACCACTTGAAGAATTTGAAAATATAAAAAAAGAAGCCTTGTCTATTGGTTTTTCTAATGCTTTTTGTGGTCCTTTTGTTCGTTCATCATATCACGCTAGTTTTCAATCGCTTTTGTCTGTTAAGAAATAA